In one window of Fictibacillus phosphorivorans DNA:
- the paaA gene encoding 1,2-phenylacetyl-CoA epoxidase subunit PaaA translates to MTVGMSFNQLSEEEKMTHFLDRINAGEKIEPDDWMPEDYRLQLIRLISMHGISEIMGALPEKEWVPKAPSLHRKLAIMAKVQDEMGHGQLLLRVAEDLMAPLGKNRHDIMEDLFSGKLKFHNVFHMDAPTWGDAGIIAWLVDGAAIISQSMMLDSSYGPYARALKRICAEEVFHAQHGESIILAMAEGTPEQRDMLQDSLNRWWESLIMFFGPKSAKETGNSNADKNIMYKIRTKTNEDLRQEFFTKYIPRIWSLGLTIPDDTIRFDEDTQMWIYKDADWSKFKQIVSGNGPQSQNRLDLRRRSYKNNEWVRAALAAKKVI, encoded by the coding sequence ATGACAGTTGGTATGAGTTTTAATCAGCTTAGTGAAGAAGAGAAAATGACACATTTTCTTGATCGGATCAACGCCGGTGAAAAGATTGAACCGGATGATTGGATGCCGGAAGATTATCGCCTGCAGCTGATTCGTTTGATTTCCATGCATGGCATTTCAGAAATTATGGGAGCGCTTCCAGAAAAAGAGTGGGTACCGAAAGCGCCTTCTCTTCACCGTAAACTAGCGATCATGGCAAAAGTTCAGGATGAGATGGGGCACGGACAGCTCTTGCTTCGCGTGGCAGAAGATTTGATGGCACCACTTGGCAAGAACCGCCACGACATCATGGAAGATCTTTTTTCAGGTAAATTAAAGTTTCATAACGTGTTTCATATGGACGCTCCAACATGGGGCGATGCGGGAATCATCGCTTGGCTTGTGGATGGAGCGGCAATTATCTCTCAAAGCATGATGCTTGATTCTTCTTACGGTCCATACGCTAGAGCGTTAAAGCGTATCTGTGCGGAGGAAGTTTTCCATGCGCAACACGGTGAGAGCATCATTTTAGCGATGGCCGAAGGAACTCCGGAACAGCGTGATATGCTGCAGGATTCATTAAACCGCTGGTGGGAATCACTGATCATGTTCTTCGGACCAAAGTCTGCAAAAGAAACTGGAAACTCGAACGCGGATAAGAACATCATGTATAAGATTCGTACAAAAACAAACGAAGACCTTAGACAAGAATTCTTTACAAAATACATTCCGCGCATCTGGTCGCTTGGGTTAACCATTCCAGATGATACGATCCGCTTTGATGAAGATACTCAAATGTGGATTTATAAAGATGCTGACTGGAGCAAGTTCAAGCAGATTGTTTCTGGTAACGGACCACAATCACAGAATCGTTTAGATCTGCGTCGCCGCTCCTATAAAAATAACGAGTGGGTACGCGCGGCACTCGCTGCTAAAAAGGTGATCTAA
- a CDS encoding EthD family reductase, with product MVKLIALYKTPENLEQFDEHYFGHHTEITKKIPGLRKMEVTKIVGSPMGKSDYHILCEMYYDDHDALKAAMKSDEGKASGKDLMSFAAELVTLMIGEEINE from the coding sequence ATGGTAAAACTAATCGCACTTTACAAAACACCGGAAAACTTGGAGCAGTTCGACGAGCACTATTTTGGACATCATACAGAGATCACAAAAAAGATTCCTGGACTTCGCAAAATGGAAGTAACAAAAATTGTAGGCTCTCCGATGGGCAAAAGCGACTATCACATTCTTTGTGAGATGTACTATGACGATCATGATGCGTTAAAAGCGGCTATGAAGTCTGATGAAGGGAAAGCTTCTGGTAAAGACTTGATGAGCTTTGCAGCTGAACTCGTAACACTTATGATTGGTGAGGAAATCAATGAGTAA
- the paaC gene encoding 1,2-phenylacetyl-CoA epoxidase subunit PaaC — MTQETLKPQEKKALIELLYQLADDDFLLAFRGSEWLGLAPHIEEDVAFSSISQDMMGHANLYYNLLEDLGEGEADRIAHLRSPDQFRNAIILEEVNGPGTYLKEPDYDWAFTVVRNYFYAVHKHIRLDSLRHSSYEPLAEAAHKIMTEQYYHLMHWEIWFKQLMTSTDEAILRMTAAIQKVWKDFGGVLTLGPYYEDIVKANFIDDENVMKKRWNNKIEAVLKEVGASYPGEPRMERGNGRNGVHTEDLKQATSTLSEVYATNPATGW, encoded by the coding sequence ATGACACAGGAAACGTTAAAACCACAAGAGAAGAAAGCGTTGATCGAGTTGCTGTATCAACTGGCAGACGACGATTTTCTTCTTGCGTTCCGCGGATCGGAATGGCTAGGTCTCGCACCGCACATCGAAGAGGATGTTGCGTTTTCATCGATCTCACAAGATATGATGGGGCATGCAAACCTTTACTATAACTTGCTTGAAGACCTTGGAGAAGGAGAAGCAGACAGAATTGCTCACCTCCGATCACCTGATCAGTTTCGAAATGCGATCATCTTAGAAGAAGTGAACGGACCCGGCACGTACTTAAAAGAACCAGATTACGACTGGGCGTTTACCGTTGTACGAAACTACTTTTACGCGGTTCACAAGCATATTCGTCTAGACTCATTGCGTCACTCTTCTTATGAACCTCTAGCAGAAGCGGCCCATAAAATCATGACAGAGCAGTATTACCATCTGATGCATTGGGAGATCTGGTTCAAGCAGCTTATGACGAGTACAGATGAAGCGATCCTGCGAATGACAGCAGCCATCCAAAAGGTTTGGAAAGACTTTGGCGGAGTTCTTACGCTCGGACCGTATTATGAAGATATCGTAAAGGCGAACTTCATCGATGATGAGAACGTAATGAAAAAGAGATGGAACAACAAGATTGAAGCTGTCTTAAAAGAAGTAGGTGCATCTTATCCGGGTGAACCACGCATGGAAAGAGGCAACGGTCGAAACGGTGTCCACACCGAAGACTTAAAACAAGCCACTTCAACACTGTCTGAAGTTTATGCAACAAATCCCGCTACTGGCTGGTAA
- a CDS encoding phenylacetate--CoA ligase family protein produces MILHPQVECMSRDEKEELQLHRLKQTVKSVYENVPFYKHAFDEKEIHPSTIESLEDLQRLPFTVKKDLRDHYPFGLFAVPNDHLVRLHASSGTSGKPTVVGYTEGDIERWSNMVARSIAIAGGEPGHVLHNAYGYGLFTGGLGLHNGSERLGMITVPVSGGNTERQILLIEDFKPQVICGTPSYILTIAEKMEEMGKDPKATSIEFGIFGAEPWSEEMRATLEEKLGIKAMDIYGLSEVMGPGVAMECHEAQDGLHIMDDHFIAEIINPDTLEPMPDGQYGELVFTSLTKEAFPIIRYRTGDIASINRVPCSCGRTSIRMSRVKGRIDDMIIVRGVNVFPSEIENCLLSIEDIVPHYQVHILTEGLKEHIELHVEMTEQLYAVTNGDENHEASHLLKKTITKKIKDTCLVSMNIKVYPPKGIPRSEGKAIRVVRQIQKKMGV; encoded by the coding sequence ATGATCCTCCATCCACAAGTGGAATGTATGAGTCGTGATGAAAAAGAAGAGTTGCAGCTTCATCGGCTAAAGCAGACGGTAAAGAGCGTTTATGAGAATGTCCCTTTTTATAAACATGCATTTGATGAAAAAGAAATTCACCCTTCTACGATCGAATCATTAGAAGATCTTCAAAGACTTCCTTTTACCGTAAAAAAAGATCTTCGAGATCATTATCCTTTTGGACTTTTCGCAGTTCCGAACGATCACCTTGTCCGACTGCATGCCTCTTCTGGAACGAGCGGTAAACCAACAGTGGTGGGCTATACAGAAGGAGACATCGAGCGATGGAGTAATATGGTTGCACGTTCTATCGCGATCGCTGGTGGCGAACCTGGTCACGTGCTTCATAATGCATATGGTTATGGTCTGTTTACTGGAGGGCTCGGGCTTCATAACGGATCAGAGCGGCTAGGCATGATTACCGTTCCTGTATCGGGAGGAAACACAGAGCGGCAAATCCTTTTGATCGAAGACTTTAAACCACAGGTGATCTGCGGAACGCCATCTTATATCTTAACCATCGCTGAAAAGATGGAGGAGATGGGAAAAGATCCAAAAGCCACTTCCATTGAATTTGGAATTTTTGGAGCCGAGCCGTGGTCAGAAGAGATGCGTGCAACGCTTGAAGAGAAGCTTGGTATTAAAGCGATGGATATCTATGGATTGAGCGAAGTAATGGGGCCAGGTGTTGCGATGGAATGCCATGAGGCCCAGGATGGCCTTCATATTATGGATGATCATTTTATAGCTGAGATCATTAATCCTGATACGCTTGAACCAATGCCAGATGGTCAGTATGGAGAGCTTGTGTTTACGAGTTTAACGAAGGAAGCTTTTCCGATCATTCGATATCGTACAGGAGATATCGCTTCTATTAATCGAGTACCTTGCAGCTGTGGAAGGACTTCCATACGAATGAGTCGTGTTAAGGGCCGGATCGATGACATGATTATCGTTCGTGGAGTTAACGTGTTTCCATCTGAGATTGAGAATTGTCTTCTTTCGATCGAGGATATTGTCCCTCACTATCAAGTTCATATTTTAACTGAAGGTTTAAAAGAGCATATTGAACTTCATGTAGAGATGACAGAACAACTTTATGCTGTAACAAACGGGGACGAAAATCATGAGGCGTCACATCTTTTAAAGAAGACGATTACCAAAAAAATTAAAGACACATGTCTCGTATCCATGAACATTAAAGTGTATCCACCAAAAGGGATTCCACGTTCTGAAGGGAAGGCGATTCGTGTGGTTAGACAGATACAGAAAAAAATGGGCGTATAA
- the paaD gene encoding 1,2-phenylacetyl-CoA epoxidase subunit PaaD yields the protein MTESVMDALGDVKDPEIASVSILDLGMVHEVDVTDGAVKVSVLPTFSGCPALHIIERDIKKVVENVEGITSAEVKFVFTPSWTTDRITPEGRERLKEFGISPPPANHVMGEPWEIDCPYCGSTYVTMENIFGPTACRSILYCKSCKNPFEAMKPVADMG from the coding sequence ATGACTGAAAGTGTGATGGACGCGCTTGGGGATGTAAAAGATCCTGAAATCGCCTCTGTCAGTATATTGGATCTCGGAATGGTGCATGAAGTTGATGTGACAGATGGAGCAGTGAAAGTATCTGTTCTTCCTACGTTCTCTGGCTGTCCAGCTCTTCACATCATTGAACGAGATATAAAAAAAGTGGTTGAAAATGTAGAAGGAATTACTTCAGCAGAAGTGAAATTTGTATTTACACCATCGTGGACAACAGACCGCATTACACCCGAGGGACGAGAGAGATTAAAAGAGTTCGGTATCTCACCGCCACCAGCTAACCATGTGATGGGTGAGCCTTGGGAGATCGATTGTCCGTATTGTGGATCAACATACGTAACGATGGAAAACATCTTTGGACCAACAGCCTGCAGAAGTATCCTATATTGCAAGTCGTGCAAGAACCCGTTTGAAGCGATGAAACCTGTTGCTGATATGGGGTAA
- the paaB gene encoding 1,2-phenylacetyl-CoA epoxidase subunit PaaB: protein MNESTNEFYNVYEVFSKKTDKSPFQHSFSLLAPNADMALIMAKENFFRRETVADIWVVKRENIRGLNQDEREMLKRLDKQYRETKGYGYLKKKWRDYNQEQFTEQHILGGRGDNS from the coding sequence GTGAATGAATCAACAAATGAGTTTTACAACGTGTATGAAGTATTCAGCAAGAAAACAGATAAATCTCCGTTTCAGCATAGTTTCAGCCTTTTAGCACCGAACGCAGATATGGCTCTCATCATGGCAAAAGAGAACTTCTTCAGAAGAGAAACGGTCGCTGACATTTGGGTTGTGAAAAGAGAGAATATCAGGGGACTTAACCAAGACGAAAGAGAGATGCTGAAACGTCTTGATAAACAATATAGAGAAACAAAAGGATATGGCTATCTGAAGAAGAAGTGGCGTGACTACAACCAGGAGCAGTTTACCGAACAGCACATCCTTGGCGGAAGGGGAGACAATTCATGA
- a CDS encoding lipoate--protein ligase: MLFIDNENITDPRVNLAIEEFALKHLDINETYLLFYINEPSIIIGKNQNTVEEINADYVRDEGIHVVRRLSGGGAVYHDLGNLNFSFITKDDGNSFHDFKKFTDPVVKALKKLGVNAELSGRNDILADGKKISGNAQFSTKGRMFSHGTLLFDSEIENVVSALNVRMDKIESKGIKSIRSRVTNIREHLDEDMTMEEFKQTLLTYLFEEFDSIPKYELTESDWEEIRKISRERYANWDWNYGKSPKFNVELSNRFAAGSVDIRLHIVKGIIQESKIFGDFFGVGDVSDIENKLNGVRYDREAIENVLEDIDLTHYFGNVTRQEFLDLLY, encoded by the coding sequence ATGCTTTTTATTGATAATGAAAATATTACAGACCCAAGAGTGAATCTAGCTATAGAAGAGTTCGCTTTAAAACATTTAGACATCAATGAAACGTATTTGCTTTTTTATATAAATGAACCATCGATCATCATCGGTAAGAATCAGAATACCGTTGAAGAGATCAACGCGGATTATGTTCGTGATGAAGGTATTCATGTGGTTCGTCGTTTATCAGGTGGCGGTGCCGTATATCATGATCTCGGAAACTTAAACTTCAGTTTCATCACGAAAGATGACGGTAATTCGTTTCATGATTTTAAGAAGTTTACCGATCCTGTTGTAAAAGCACTGAAAAAACTCGGTGTGAACGCTGAATTAAGTGGACGAAACGATATTTTGGCTGACGGTAAGAAAATTTCCGGAAACGCACAGTTTTCTACAAAAGGCCGTATGTTTAGCCATGGCACTTTGCTTTTTGATTCTGAGATTGAAAATGTAGTTTCTGCCCTAAACGTACGAATGGACAAGATCGAGTCAAAAGGTATCAAGTCTATCCGCAGCCGAGTAACCAATATCCGCGAGCACTTGGATGAAGATATGACGATGGAAGAGTTCAAACAGACGCTATTAACGTATCTCTTTGAAGAGTTCGATTCTATTCCGAAGTATGAACTGACAGAAAGCGATTGGGAAGAAATCCGCAAAATCTCAAGAGAACGTTATGCAAACTGGGATTGGAACTACGGAAAATCACCGAAGTTCAACGTAGAACTCTCAAACCGTTTTGCTGCAGGCTCTGTTGACATCCGTCTGCACATCGTTAAAGGAATCATTCAAGAAAGTAAGATCTTTGGAGATTTCTTCGGTGTAGGTGACGTATCAGATATCGAAAACAAGCTGAACGGTGTTCGTTATGACCGCGAGGCGATCGAAAATGTGTTGGAAGATATTGATTTGACTCATTACTTTGGTAATGTAACGCGTCAGGAGTTTCTGGATTTATTATATTAG